The proteins below come from a single Malus domestica chromosome 03, GDT2T_hap1 genomic window:
- the LOC114824005 gene encoding probable beta-1,3-galactosyltransferase 2 has protein sequence MSWKSREGEASKSAFVSRKWTLLFCIGCFCAGMLFSDRMWSVPEIEDISSTTRVDDETPKLGSGCDPTIDVENEPKDVYGEVSKTHRAIHMLDKKISNLEMELAAARAAQESILSGSPVAENLKIPKTRKKRKYLMVVGINTAFSSRKRRDSVRATWMPQADKRKKLEEEKGIVVRFVIGHSATSGGILDRAIEAEENRHGDIMRLDHVEGYLELSAKTKIFFATAVASWDADFYVKVDDDVHVNIGTLGATLARHRPKPRVYIGCMKSGPVLAQKGVRYHEPEYWKFGEEGNKYFRHATGQLYAISKDLATYISINQHVLHKYVNEDVSLGSWFIGLDVEQVDDRRLCCGTPPDCEWKAQAGNVCVASFDWSCSGICKSSERIKEVHRRCGEGENALWNAAF, from the exons ATGTCTTGGAAGAGCAGAGAAGGAGAAGCATCGAAGAGTGCTTTTGTGTCTCGGAAATGGACCCTTTTGTTTTGCATTGGTTGCTTTTGTGCTGGGATGCTCTTCTCTGATAg AATGTGGTCAGTGCCTGAAATTGAAGACATATCGAGTACAACAAGGGTTGACGATGAAACACCAAAGTTAGGTTCTGGATGTGATCCAACAATC GATGTAGAAAATGAACCAAAGGATGTTTACGGGGAAGTTTCAAAGACTCATCGTGCTATACA CATGCtggataaaaaaatttcaaatttggagATGGAATTAGCTGCTGCAAGGGCTGCGCAGGAATCTATTCTAAGTGGTTCACCAGTtgcagaaaatttaaaaattcccaagacaagaaagaaaagaaaatatttgatGGTTGTGGGAATAAATACTGCTTTTAGCAGTCGAAAGCGCAGGGATTCAGTTCGTGCTACTTGGATGCCTCAAG CCGATAAAAGAAAGAAGCTTGAGGAAGAAAAGGGCATTGTAGTTCGGTTTGTAATAGGTCACAG TGCTACATCAGGTGGTATCCTTGATAGAGCTATTGAAGCAGAGGAGAACAGGCACGGTGACATTATGCGGCTG GATCATGTTGAGGGCTATCTTGAATTGTCAGCGaagacaaaaatattttttgccACTGCTGTTGCTTCATGGGATGCAGATTTCTATGTTAAAGTTGACGATGATGTACATGTAAATATAG GAACACTTGGAGCAACTTTAGCTAGGCATCGACCAAAGCCGAGGGTGTATATTGGATGCATGAAATCTGGTCCCGTCCTTGCTCAAAA GGGAGTAAGGTATCATGAGCCCGAGTATTGGAAATTTGGTGAGGAAGGGAACAAGTATTTCCGTCATGCCACAGGCCAGCTTTATGCCATCTCAAAAGACTTGGCTACTTACATATCAATCAACCA GCATGTGCTACACAAGTATGTGAATGAGGATGTTTCCTTGGGATCGTGGTTCATTGGATTGGACGTGGAGCAGGTTGATGACCGGAGATTATGTTGTGGAACACCACCTG ATTGTGAGTGGAAGGCTCAGGCAGGCAACGTCTGCGTTGCTTCATTCGATTGGAGTTGCAGTGGGATTTGCAAGTCTTCGGAGAGGATCAAGGAGGTCCACAGGCGCTGTGGAGAAGGTGAGAATGCTTTGTGGAATGCAGCTTTCTAA
- the LOC103422996 gene encoding CASP-like protein 2D1 yields the protein MLLKLIDSSLRIFVIPLNIATIWLTVTNHQDNPSYGNLKFSNFIGLKYMVFISTISGVYAFLAALSSWIRCFATKAWLFFVSDQIVAYLMVTSGAAVMEILSLAYKGDRTVSWSEACTSYGKFCSRMKVALVLHALALCCFLVLAVISAYRMFSMFDPPFISDKEVEEVRT from the exons ATGTTGCTGAAGCTCATAGACTCCTCCCTCAGGATTTTTGTAATTCCTCTCAATATTGCAACCATTTGGCTCACTGTCACCAACCACCAAGACAACCCCAGCTATGGCAACCTAAAGTTCTCCAATTTCATAGGCCTCAA GTACATGGTTTTCATCAGTACCATTTCTGGTGTGTATGCTTTTCTTGCAGCTTTGTCCTCATGGATCAGATGCTTTGCGACTAAAGCTTGGCTTTTCTTTGTCTCTGACCag ATTGTAGCTTATCTAATGGTCACATCTGGGGCAGCAGTGATGGAGATATTGTCTTTAGCTTACAAAGGGGACAGGACAGTCTCTTGGAGTGAAGCCTGCACTTCTTATGGGAAATTCTGCAGCAGAATGAAGGTAGCATTGGTTCTCCATGCCCTGGCTCTTTGCTGCTTTCTTGTATTGGCTGTGATCTCAGCTTATAGAATGTTTAGCATGTTTGACCCCCCTTTTATTTCTGATAAGGAGGTGGAAGAAGTGAGGACTTAG